From the Halogeometricum rufum genome, the window CGGTTATCTCGGGGTTCTCGTCGACCGGGATGCTCAGCCCACGGAGTTTGTCGAAGATGATTCCGAGCGCCTCGTGGACGTCGTCGATGCTCTTAGCACCCGTACAGACGATCTTGCCCGACCGGAAGATCAGGGCCGCGGCCTTCGGGTCCTGGGTCCGGTAGACGAGACCCGGGAAGTTGTCCGGATTGAAGTCGGCACCGGGGAGGTCGTCCGCGAGTGCCTCGAGGTCGAGTTCCTGTCCGATACCCGTCGATGCGACTACGTTCTGAATCTCGATGGAGTCTGCCGGCGCACTCATTGTTCGCTGGAAACGTCTCTCCCCTAGCTTATAAAGCGACCCGTTTAAATCGAGGCGTTTCGCCCGGACCAGCCCAACTGTATATCTTCTATCCCGCACCCGGCCGCGTACGTAACCCTCCGTAGGGGTATATAAAATGTCCGAACATGCAGCGGAAGACGAATATACGAGCTATCGTCAAACAATCACACTCATCTCCCACTATTTTTTGAAGATTAGTCCGAATCAACGAGGTTAAGTATGACCCTGCCATTCGTAGAAATACGCGGGGCGCCCCGGGACACTCCCGGCGCGCCACTCTCCGAACGCCCTCGACCCCACCGCCGACACGTCGGCCGCGCTGGGAGTGCATCGCACTCTCACGCCGCCGACGATACGACGGGCTTAAGTGGTCGAGCGCATTTCGGAATAATGCGAACGACACACCGCGACCGCGACACGGTTCAACCCCGTGTCGCACTCTCGGACGCACCGTCCTCTCGCGAGGACACTCACGAAGCGCGGAACGATGCCCTTAAGGCGTCGAACGCGCTACGTTCAAGTCCGAAGTCATGAGGATTCCACCCCTGCGGTCCGCCGTACA encodes:
- a CDS encoding TATA-box-binding protein, which produces MSAPADSIEIQNVVASTGIGQELDLEALADDLPGADFNPDNFPGLVYRTQDPKAAALIFRSGKIVCTGAKSIDDVHEALGIIFDKLRGLSIPVDENPEITVQNIVSSADLGHNLNLNALAIGLGLEDVEYEPEQFPGLVYRMDEPEVVILLFGSGKIVITGGKRTDDAETAVEEIVKRIDNLGLLD